From the Mycobacteriales bacterium genome, one window contains:
- a CDS encoding thiamine pyrophosphate-dependent enzyme, whose product MAPALRGPSDEAVDRHFVEVAAALAAGRPRDPRGPVRAGTGLTGEQALALFDAQLGSRHLDLVARQLRADGLSFYTIGSAGHEGNAGVAAALRPTDPALLHYRSGGFYLARAAQVTGSDPARDVLLGLVGSADEPIAGGRHKVFGNHALAVIPQTSTVASHLPRALGVAFAIDRAKKLGVPCEWPVDAITVCSFGDASANHSTATGAINAAAHSAYQRLPIPLLFVCEDNGLGISVRTPEKWIEAAYGDRPGLKFFSADGCDVAAVYDAAQAAADFVRQRRAPAFLHLRMVRFLAHAGSDAEVGYRTPAELAADLARDPLLVTARLLVDAGVLTPDAVVDRYEDTRAAIATLAEDAVTRPRLRSAEQVMAPLAPRHPDAVAAAAVRVADRAVRERVFDGKLPESQGPLTLADAINRGLADGLAARPGMLVFGEDVGRKGGVYGLTRRLSGAFGVGRVFDTLLDEQSILGLALGAGLSGLLPVPEIQYLAYLHNAEDQIRGEAASLQYFSSGQYRNPMVVRVPGLAYQKGFGGHFHNDNAVGALRDIPGLVIAAPARPDDAAAMLRTCLAAAETDGAVCAFLEPIALYHLRDLYEEGDRGWLAPYPPPDRWGAAHVPIGRGRVYGEGADLTIATFGNGLYLSLRVARRLTESGIGVRVLDLRWLAPLPVDDILREARTTGRMLVVDETRQSGGVAEGVLAALVDAEFDGRMARVASRDSFVPLGDAAQHVLVDDATIEKAARRLLH is encoded by the coding sequence ATGGCCCCAGCGCTCCGCGGGCCATCCGACGAAGCGGTCGACCGGCACTTCGTCGAGGTCGCGGCGGCCCTCGCCGCCGGACGCCCTCGTGACCCACGTGGGCCGGTGCGCGCGGGAACCGGGCTGACCGGCGAGCAGGCGCTGGCGCTCTTCGACGCGCAGCTCGGCAGCCGCCATCTCGATCTCGTCGCGCGACAGCTGCGGGCGGACGGCCTGAGCTTCTACACGATCGGGTCGGCCGGGCACGAGGGCAACGCGGGCGTCGCCGCGGCGCTGCGACCCACCGACCCGGCGCTGCTGCACTACCGCTCCGGCGGTTTCTACCTCGCCCGCGCCGCGCAGGTGACCGGGTCCGATCCCGCCCGCGACGTACTCCTCGGGCTGGTCGGCTCCGCCGACGAGCCGATCGCGGGCGGGCGACACAAGGTCTTCGGCAACCACGCCCTCGCCGTCATCCCGCAGACCTCGACGGTCGCCTCGCACCTTCCCCGCGCGCTCGGCGTGGCGTTCGCGATCGACCGGGCGAAGAAGCTGGGCGTGCCCTGCGAATGGCCCGTCGACGCGATCACCGTGTGCAGCTTCGGCGACGCGTCGGCCAACCATTCCACCGCCACCGGCGCGATCAACGCCGCCGCGCACAGCGCCTATCAGCGGCTGCCGATCCCGCTGCTGTTCGTCTGCGAGGACAACGGTCTCGGGATCAGCGTGCGGACGCCGGAGAAGTGGATCGAGGCGGCGTACGGCGACCGCCCCGGACTGAAGTTCTTCTCCGCGGACGGCTGCGACGTCGCCGCGGTCTACGACGCCGCGCAGGCGGCTGCCGACTTCGTCCGGCAGCGCCGGGCCCCGGCGTTCCTGCACCTGCGGATGGTGCGCTTCCTGGCGCATGCCGGCAGCGACGCCGAGGTCGGCTACCGTACGCCGGCCGAGCTCGCCGCCGACCTCGCCCGCGATCCGCTGCTCGTCACCGCACGACTGCTCGTCGACGCCGGTGTGCTGACGCCGGACGCCGTCGTCGATCGTTACGAAGACACTCGAGCCGCAATCGCCACGCTCGCCGAGGATGCCGTCACCCGGCCACGGTTGCGCAGTGCCGAACAGGTGATGGCGCCACTCGCGCCGCGGCACCCCGACGCGGTCGCCGCGGCGGCGGTCCGGGTCGCCGACCGGGCCGTGCGCGAGCGGGTCTTCGACGGAAAACTGCCCGAGTCCCAGGGCCCGCTCACCCTCGCCGACGCGATCAATCGCGGGCTGGCCGACGGCCTCGCGGCGCGGCCGGGCATGCTCGTCTTCGGCGAGGACGTCGGGCGCAAGGGCGGCGTCTACGGGCTCACCCGGCGGTTGTCCGGCGCCTTCGGCGTCGGGCGGGTCTTCGATACGCTCCTCGACGAGCAGTCGATCCTCGGTCTCGCGCTGGGCGCGGGGCTGTCCGGCCTGCTTCCCGTCCCGGAGATCCAGTACCTCGCCTACCTGCACAACGCCGAAGACCAGATCCGCGGCGAGGCGGCCAGCCTGCAGTACTTCTCCAGCGGTCAGTACCGCAACCCGATGGTCGTGCGGGTGCCCGGCCTCGCCTACCAGAAGGGTTTCGGCGGGCACTTCCACAACGACAACGCGGTCGGCGCGCTGCGCGACATCCCCGGCCTCGTCATCGCCGCGCCGGCCCGTCCCGACGACGCGGCGGCGATGCTGCGCACCTGCCTCGCCGCCGCGGAGACCGACGGTGCGGTGTGCGCGTTCCTCGAACCGATCGCCTTGTATCACCTCCGCGATCTGTACGAGGAAGGCGATCGCGGCTGGCTCGCGCCGTACCCACCGCCCGACCGGTGGGGCGCGGCGCACGTCCCGATCGGCCGCGGCCGGGTCTACGGCGAGGGTGCCGACCTCACCATCGCCACCTTCGGTAACGGGCTCTACCTCTCGCTGCGGGTCGCCCGACGGCTCACCGAATCGGGGATCGGGGTGCGGGTGCTCGATCTGAGATGGCTGGCCCCGCTTCCCGTCGACGACATCCTGCGCGAAGCGCGAACCACCGGGCGGATGCTCGTCGTCGACGAAACGCGGCAGTCCGGCGGCGTGGCTGAAGGCGTGCTCGCCGCGCTCGTCGATGCCGAATTCGACGGGCGGATGGCACGGGTCGCCAGCCGGGACAGCTTCGTACCCCTCGGCGACGCCGCGCAACACGTCCTCGTCGACGACGCGACGATCGAAAAAGCGGCCCGGCGCCTGCTGCACTAG
- a CDS encoding VOC family protein yields MTGSSTQGIKVVLHPVSDLAKAKDVYTALLGVAPQGDESYYLGFEAAGQHIGLVPGGGPQAMSSPVTFWQVADIEAKLAEVTAAGATLKEAPHDVGGGRLVATVTDLDGNVLGLLQDP; encoded by the coding sequence ATGACCGGCTCGTCCACCCAGGGAATCAAGGTTGTGCTGCATCCCGTTTCCGACCTTGCCAAAGCCAAGGATGTCTACACCGCCCTGCTCGGCGTTGCACCGCAGGGCGATGAGTCCTACTACCTCGGCTTCGAGGCCGCGGGCCAGCACATCGGGCTGGTGCCGGGCGGTGGTCCGCAGGCCATGAGCTCACCGGTGACCTTCTGGCAGGTGGCGGACATCGAGGCGAAGCTGGCCGAGGTGACCGCCGCGGGTGCCACGCTGAAGGAGGCCCCGCACGACGTCGGTGGCGGCCGCCTGGTGGCCACGGTCACCGACCTCGACGGCAACGTGCTGGGGCTGCTTCAAGACCCGTGA